Below is a genomic region from Candidatus Binatota bacterium.
TGGATTGTAGATGCCGTCGCGGTGGTCACGGCGAAGGACCAGGATCATGAACAGGTCCTGCTCACCGAAGATATCTTCCATGCGGTCAAGCGCTTGGCCGACCGGGTCGTCCTTGCCCAGGTAGGAACGCGCGTCGCTGTCCGTTCTGATCGATGGCAACTGCCAGGCGAACCAGCCGGTAAGCAGCAAGGTGGCCAGCAGGATTGGCAGGGGGCGCGAGAGGACAAGGTTTGTGAAGCGGTGATACAGTGTTTTTTCTCTAGCTGAAAACGGTTTCTCAGAAACTGCGCCGTACGGTGAACAGCAGCATGTCGTTGCGATCAAAGCGGCCAAAGGTTCCACCAGTGCGCGCCATCGGGTTGTAGGCATGGCCGAAGAATGCGTCGTACTCGGCCGAGAACTTCCAGTTGTCCATGGGTTGGTAGTCGACCTTGGCCTGCAGCCAGGCGTCGTTGCCCCTGACATTGACCATCGTAAACAGCCACGGCTTGATCGTTTCGGCCATCCAGGCTCCCGAAAGGCGTAGCCCCACGTAGTCGGTCTCTCGCGGGTGGAGCAGCGCGGAGTGAGGGTCGATGATCTGTTCGTGCACCAGCTGCAGGCTTGCGTCGGCCTGTTCCCACCAGTCGAAGTCAGGCTTGGTGTCGAGCGCCAGCAGCACGCGGGCCACGTCCTGGCGGGCGCGGAAACCGCGGCCGGCGGTTTCGGGCGCGGCCAGCGGTGAGACCGAGAACATCCTGTTGTTTTCGAAGGCCGCGTCCAGCCGGTAGAGGAGGTTTCCTCTCGGGTGCACCACGTTGAAGGTCAGCAGGTCAAACTGTTCGTGGCGCGGGGTCGCCGTGCCCGAGAGAGGGTCCACTGCCAGCGAAGGACGGTCGTCCCAGCTCCTGAGGTAGCCGATCGACCAGTCGGCCGCCAGCGGGTGACGGCTGTAGCGCAGGCCAAACTCAGAGTTCGCGAAGCTCGCGGCTGGCCTCTCGGCTGGCAACAGCGCCAGCCCTCCCAGCGCGTCGGGGTCCACGAAGGACCAGGGCGAGCCAAGGTCGGGGAAGTCGGGGCTGGTGAAACGCCCGAGCCACAGCAGCTGCAGGTCGCTGCCATCATCGAAGTAGTAGTCCAGGGTTACTCCGTCCACGCCCAGCCGTATCTCGTCGAACTCGGGGACGATGAAGTTGGTGAGGTCAAAGGGCGAAACCTGGTCCGACACTATCGCGCCGTCGGCTTCTCCCCAGGCGATCTGCTGGCGACCCAGGCGAAGGTCTACCTTGTCAAAGCGCAGCCTGAGGTAAGCCTCGCGCAGGCGCGATTTTACCGTCGATTCGTCCTGGAAGGAGGCGTCGTCACGGTAGACGTCAGCCGCCAGCCGCAGCATGTGGCCGCCTCCGGTGTAACCTTCGAGTTCCATGTGCAGCGTTTGTCGATGGAACAACAGCTCGTCGGGGTCGTCGAGGCTGGGGGCCACTGATTCCTGCAAGTAGCCGAGGGTGCTGAAGTCCAGGTCGATGGGGGAAATTTTCTTTTTTGTCGCGGGTGCTGGCGTCGGGGTGGCCCGGGAGGGGGCGGCCTCGATGGTCGTGGCTGCAGGCAGCTGTTTGCCGGGAGCGGCGGGTGTCGCGCTCGTGGAGGCCTGCTCGAGCATGGCCTCCATGTCTGCAACGACCGCCGCACGCTGTCGCACCTGCCGGGCGGTAGCGGGGTCCTCGGCGATGGCTGTTACCGCGAGAGGCGGTGAGGTGACAGCTTTTTCCCGTATCACCACCGCGCCGTCGAGCAGGTCTACCACCAATCGGTCGGGCCTGTCGCCGTCGGGGGGCAGGGTAAAAACAGTCGGGCGCACTGGGGCCCTGAGATCAAAAACGATTCGAGCCTTGTCGGTTCGATTCTGCGAAGCCCTCATCCTGAGCACGCGGGTGTCGTTGGATACCAAGGCAGTCTCGATGCCACCGCCGTTTGTTATCCCGTATAGATCTACCCAGACCCTCGAGGGTCGGCCCAGCGAAGGGTCGGCGCGCAGTTGCCCCCATTTAAAGGAAACCGGGCCGTCAAGGTCTAATACCACCCGGGTTCGAGTCGCACTGGTAGACGATTTTACGCCGGTTACCACCGGGGAGGCGCCGGCGGTTGTCGCGGTCAGCGGCAGGGCGAGTGCACAGGACGCCACCAGCAACGCGGCGCGGGCCAATAGACCGGCAACTGTGGGTCGCCGTTTCACTGCCTGAGACTTCTCTGGCTGAACAGCGATGGCTTCACCTCGACGTCGAGCTCCAGCGTCGTCATGTCCAGCACGGTATTGTGGCCGGTGATGAGGTTGCTCATGATCATGCGGTGTCCGCGCGGGCGGGGGTCGCTGTCAGAGGTGGGGTGAATGTCTTCTACCAGCAGTCGCTTCGCCAAGCGCCCCTTTTTGTCCCAGTACTCGCCCTTGCGGCTGAGCATGTCGCTCTTGGCTATCCAGCTGACGGTCTTTGAGTAGCTGGTCTCACCGGCTTCCTTTTCATTGGCGGGCACCGCCTCCACTACCCAGCAGGGCTCGCCGGCAAAGGTCTCCGGCTCTGCGAAGCTGTAGTTCCAGTTTACGATGTCGATGTTTTCCATGTCCTCGTAGGTGAAGTCCGAGCCCATGAAGTAATCTTTCTTGTTCGACGAAAGGATGCGCTTTATTTTCTTGAGAGCGGGCAGGTACAGCCAGGTGTCGTCGTCGCGTTCGTCGTTGTAGTCGTAGCTCAGCAGGGTGGTGTTGCGCACGTCCGAGGGCTTGAGGAATCGCGAAAAACGGTGTTCCTCGACGTCACTCAGCTCCTTTGACCAGCCCTCGATAGTGCGCACGCGAGACTGACCGCGCTTGTTGGTAAGCGTCATCGTCATGACCTGGTGCTCGGTTTTTGAGCGCCTGGCCTCGTCCGAAGCCTTGGCTGTTTGTTTTGCCGTCATCTCGGCCGCTTCGGCTGGTGTCGCAGCAAAAATTGAGGCCGCTAACGTCGACGCTGCAAGTACTCCCAGCGTTCTTGTTGACATCCGTGTCTTCTTCATCCTGCTGTCTCCCTGTCTTTGCTGTGTCCTGGTGATTTGCGCGGTGAATTTTCTGCCCTGAGCATGGCGGCGGCGTAGCGCTGGGCATCGGCCAGGACCTGGGCAGCTGGATTGGCAGCAGGATCTTCGAGGTGGGCAAGGTAAAGGTTGGTGCTTACCGCTTCCAAGGCAGCCGCAGCGCGGGACGCGTCCTGGGGCGCGAACAAGCCGTCGCGTATGCCTTCGCTTATGACAGCGGATGTTTCGGCCATGCCCTGCTCAAAGGTCAGTCGGGCTTGTTCCGGAAAACTCGAGACCAGCGACATACGCGCTCCCGGATTGACGCTCAAGTGCACGTGGATGGTGTCGGCTTCCTGTTGAAAGAGCGCGAGTTTCTCGACTATCATTTTTTCCATGCGCTCGGCCGGGTTGCCGCCCGAGTCGCGGGCCTGCCTGAGGCGTTCGTAGAAATACTGCGTGCGGTTGATGATCAGGTCGCGGTACAGGGTTTCCTTGTTTTCGAAGAGATTGTAGAAGCCGCCCACCGAGACGTCGGCCTCACCGGCTATCGAGGCGATCGATGTTTCGGCGAAACCTTTGCTCGCAAACAGGGCTGTAGCCGCCTCCAGTACCCGCTGACGGGCATTCTCGCGGCGTTTCTGTACACGGCTCACAGCCGCACTTGCACTTATTGAACTGGTCTTCATTTGTGAACGGCAATTCAATCCCTTTGGTAATGCCCTGTCAATAGCCGACGCATACCTGCGAAAAGGCCTATAGCGTAAGGGTTCGCAGCGCGTTATTGCGTGGCAGAAAGAAAAACGGTGTTTTAGAGAAGCTGATTGGCTAACGCTTAATCATCGTCCTGCCCAGGGCAGGCTCAGCGCCCGTGCTGATCAGACATAGATACCACCGGAGAACTCGCGGTCCTGGCGCATCATGACATTCACGCAAGCCGGCTTACCACTGGCGTAGGCCCGCTCAAGGGCCGGTCGGATCTGGTCGGGTTCGGTCACAAGCTCGCCGTGGCCGCCCAGGGCCTCGACGACCTTGTCGTAGCGGGTGGCCGCCAGCTCGGTGGCCACCAGCCGATCCTCGCCGAACAGGCCGGCCTGGGGCCTGAGCATCTGCCCCCAGGCCTGGTCGTTGCCGATGATGCCGACGATGGGGAGTCCAAACCGCACGGCCGTGTCGAACTCGAAACCGTTCAGCCCGAAACTTCCGTCGCCGTAGACGATGAGCACGCGCTTGTCGGGATGGGCTAGCTGCGCGGCCAGCGCAAACGGCATGCCCACGCCCAGCGTGCCCAGCGGGCCCGGGTCCATCCAC
It encodes:
- a CDS encoding TetR/AcrR family transcriptional regulator, with amino-acid sequence MKTSSISASAAVSRVQKRRENARQRVLEAATALFASKGFAETSIASIAGEADVSVGGFYNLFENKETLYRDLIINRTQYFYERLRQARDSGGNPAERMEKMIVEKLALFQQEADTIHVHLSVNPGARMSLVSSFPEQARLTFEQGMAETSAVISEGIRDGLFAPQDASRAAAALEAVSTNLYLAHLEDPAANPAAQVLADAQRYAAAMLRAENSPRKSPGHSKDRETAG
- a CDS encoding AMIN domain-containing protein; this translates as MAVQPEKSQAVKRRPTVAGLLARAALLVASCALALPLTATTAGASPVVTGVKSSTSATRTRVVLDLDGPVSFKWGQLRADPSLGRPSRVWVDLYGITNGGGIETALVSNDTRVLRMRASQNRTDKARIVFDLRAPVRPTVFTLPPDGDRPDRLVVDLLDGAVVIREKAVTSPPLAVTAIAEDPATARQVRQRAAVVADMEAMLEQASTSATPAAPGKQLPAATTIEAAPSRATPTPAPATKKKISPIDLDFSTLGYLQESVAPSLDDPDELLFHRQTLHMELEGYTGGGHMLRLAADVYRDDASFQDESTVKSRLREAYLRLRFDKVDLRLGRQQIAWGEADGAIVSDQVSPFDLTNFIVPEFDEIRLGVDGVTLDYYFDDGSDLQLLWLGRFTSPDFPDLGSPWSFVDPDALGGLALLPAERPAASFANSEFGLRYSRHPLAADWSIGYLRSWDDRPSLAVDPLSGTATPRHEQFDLLTFNVVHPRGNLLYRLDAAFENNRMFSVSPLAAPETAGRGFRARQDVARVLLALDTKPDFDWWEQADASLQLVHEQIIDPHSALLHPRETDYVGLRLSGAWMAETIKPWLFTMVNVRGNDAWLQAKVDYQPMDNWKFSAEYDAFFGHAYNPMARTGGTFGRFDRNDMLLFTVRRSF
- a CDS encoding outer membrane lipoprotein-sorting protein is translated as MKKTRMSTRTLGVLAASTLAASIFAATPAEAAEMTAKQTAKASDEARRSKTEHQVMTMTLTNKRGQSRVRTIEGWSKELSDVEEHRFSRFLKPSDVRNTTLLSYDYNDERDDDTWLYLPALKKIKRILSSNKKDYFMGSDFTYEDMENIDIVNWNYSFAEPETFAGEPCWVVEAVPANEKEAGETSYSKTVSWIAKSDMLSRKGEYWDKKGRLAKRLLVEDIHPTSDSDPRPRGHRMIMSNLITGHNTVLDMTTLELDVEVKPSLFSQRSLRQ